From the Gasterosteus aculeatus chromosome 13, fGasAcu3.hap1.1, whole genome shotgun sequence genome, one window contains:
- the tet3 gene encoding methylcytosine dioxygenase TET3 isoform X3, whose amino-acid sequence MPGFRFTTVCEVTSVDGHRSGGQMEIGSHDRLQEGVVSLELTNGVSRYPNDDSTSSETEQQRAGSVPPRQSWLSVHGKVSDTQQPCWNRSTDTTPGKPVHHADMEDAHNLVAFSAIAGSLPPSSSSCLVRPNTAQLYEKFTKEKDVEGSQAKGSAEAPERSCQTPEDLNTLQSALNQAKHGTKPPNCNCDGPDCPDYLEWLEKKIKSAANKDQGAREMADAPPHLQPHLQPNHLQQPRQMNGGHRLSTSYPQQGSQGPNLSQGPCSKPPIPCSPQVLSIAKENNISLQTAIAIEALTQLSGTGPQPASSPGQLSYSSNLHHHHHNTQNLPSQPSNGNGLSSASTHSSSSRSQSVPPGLNTIQQGSLSCEHHRPQSQGQPPHATPLPSSTSPFPGQGKHPGFSSNPQQWKQGSDRGSEQRNPWMLKKSEPQSHYAAAPHSSSDPMSELKQLLGDTSGKFSHAHFKLPVTQPIVLNQNGGIQAQDNPVLARIKQEPDSGENYHHIPSMGHYGMVNGQQQGQHYTGPPLSPGQAAISLSTQAALQQHLHYKRNLFSSHSPGFGAPGPHAPMAGQNLKKWWPQVNAEGLPHLAMKQEPKEPKKRKSSQGSPVIKPLSGMLSGPPLPKPKQIVIKKTKQKASLPTFLPPIQITVQKPSALMVNRALTSMQPGPHPSLPLHSNSTQAAAGGLSAPAQSQVSISNSSMTPSSNVSGLSENTPLLQPAAPVAQAKSEGVGSVASVNTSTTTPVTPTFPSSASQLQGVINIDPKYEDLIRQFEAEFGDSPPDAGATQPKEVSATAPQPRTQSETSTQDISLTSSSTSLPSPLILANRASSTPHADDREMEVSKDESGSQSEATLNQASTESFMRDISLHRQAILNKQHLSEDAFNMPCSPLPKRMKIETSGDIAVLSTTCYSEEDTPTKDSLPASPSLRGFLESPLRYLDTPTKTLLSTPSKDLQAEFPTCTCVEQILEKDEGPYYNHLGSGPTVASIRNLMETRYGEKGDAIRIEKVIYTGREGKSSRGCPIAKWVIRRGSETEKLLCLVRHRAGHHCANAVIIILIMAWEGVPRALADKLYHELSGTLTNYGNPTSRRCGLNDDRTCACQGKDSESAGASFSFGCSWSMYFNGCKYARSKIPRKFRLQGDHPEEEDKLRDNLQYLATEVAPLYRKLAPKAYSNQCETESKAPECRLGSKEGRPFSGVTACMDFCAHAHKDQHNLYNGCTVVCTLTKEDNRSVKEIPEDEQLHVLPLYRISQTDEFGSEEAQRLKMQTKAIHVLQAFRREVRKLPEPAKSCRQRRLEAKKANSEKKKNKLMQQAGATPDKTIVKAEVCITGSPQLQDNKAIIKQEVKPNIKKEPFNGSMDGYRVQAADPFNNIYPHPAYYARGGLPPTGQPSASDPVNGYHHNLPAMHYGYYNYSPNALFRPKLRTYEGRNGSSPKAGGKVAQADLKPDIQSLQARLTQSFPSHPEQANQPNLSAYAQHADHNQSRSSSVCSEQSNRGTPVIKQEPMDVPVYEGTTHGQAGAKTPSNTPQPAAWQGHKFNGSIVPTNWEGHLHPKQGPEGSLLTPDKQQFHQHPQQRQASPYPAQWTSYPGSNALNPSPAPSASLQVPPSSSPSPHLGTAFPGNMHQGSTRPSTPRSNTPQTGTPQPGSAHSSSVTTHPGPGTPGPGTPGPGTPGPGTPGPGTPGPGTPGPGTPRHWASPAPSPQPNAWAMGPAAYSPGLKHSNPAGAYADKIWSKTGESRCSTPLGLQEKAWKSGGGSMAGISPSPTPEGRLFPDALQQSDQACWTPNRAESDVESTKGREEYDEEEWSDSEHNFLDPNIGGVAVAPAHGSILIECARRELHATTPLRKPDRSHPTRISLVFYQHKNLNQPMHGLAVWEAKMKLLAERALERQQEAALLGLSQEEIKALGKKRKWGATAAGASPGPGQSKDKREGPVTRLAPTLHTSTTVTASPYAFTRLTGPYSHFV is encoded by the exons ATGCCGGGCTTCAGGTTTACC aCTGTTTGCGAAGTCACTTCAGTGGATGGCCACAGAAGTGGAGGCCAGATGGAAATTGGGTCACATGACCGCCTCCAGGAAGGCGTTGTGAGCCTGGAACTGACCAATGGGGTGAGCCGCTACCCTAACGATGATTCGACATCTAGTgaaacagagcagcagagggcagGAAGCGTGCCTCCAAGGCAGAGCTGGTTGTCAGTACATGGCAAGGTCAGTGACACCCAACAACCATGTTGGAACCGCAGCACCGACACAACCCCTGGTAAACCTGTCCACCACGCAGACATGGAGGATGCCCACAATCTAGTGGCTTTTTCTGCTATTGCTGGTTCCCTGCCTCCATCCTCCTCGTCCTGCCTCGTGCGACCTAACACAGCCCAGCTGTATGAGAAGTTCACCAAGGAGAAGGATGTTGAGGGGTCACAGGCCAAAGGCTCTGCGGAAGCTCCCGAGAGAAGCTGCCAAACTCCAGAAGACCTGAACACCCTACAGTCAGCACTGAACCAAGCCAAACATGGAACCAAGCCCCCTAACTGCAACTGTGATGGGCCCGACTGTCCAGACTACCTTGAGTGGCTTGAGAAGAAGATCAAGTCTGCAGCCAATAAGGATCAAGGTGCCCGCGAGATGGCCGATGCTCCCCCGCACCTGCAGCCTCACCTACAACCGAACCATTTGCAGCAACCCCGCCAGATGAACGGTGGCCACCGTCTGTCTACTTCTTACCCCCAGCAGGGAAGTCAAGGCCCTAATCTCAGCCAAGGGCCGTGTTCCAAACCACCGATTCCCTGCTCTCCCCAGGTGCTCTCCATAGCCAAGGAAAACAACATAAGTCTTCAGACAGCCATTGCCATTGAAGCCCTGACCCAGTTGTCTGGCACTGGTCCACAACCTGCCAGCTCACCAGGTCAACTTTCCTACAGCAGcaacctccaccaccaccaccacaataCGCAGAACCTCCCATCTCAACCCTCCAATGGCAATGGCTTGTCCTCGGCCAGCACACACTCATCTTCCTCACGCTCTCAATCTGTCCCTCCAGGACTAAACACCATTCAGCAGGGCTCACTTTCCTGTGAGCACCACAGGCCCCAATCCCAGGGCCAGCCACCCCATGCTACCCCTCTCCCGTCCTCTACCTCTCCCTTCCCAGGTCAGGGAAAACATCCAGGCTTCAGCTCTAACCCCCAGCAGTGGAAGCAAGGCTCAGACAGAGGCTCTGAACAGAGGAACCCGTGGATGCTTAAAAAGTCCGAGCCTCAGTCTCACTACGCTGCTGCCCCTCACAGCAGCTCAGACCCCATGTCGGAGCTCAAGCAGCTGCTTGGTGACACCAGTGGTAAGTTCAGCCACGCTCATTTCAAGCTCCCAGTCACACAACCAATCGTCTTGAACCAGAATGGAGGTATCCAGGCCCAGGACAACCCAGTATTGGCCAGGATAAAGCAAGAACCGGACTCTGGAGAGAACTACCATCACATTCCCTCCATGGGACATTACGGTATGGTTAACGGTCAGCAGCAGGGTCAGCACTACACTGGCCCTCCCCTGTCTCCTGGCCAAGCAGCCATCAGCCTATCCACTCAGGCAGCTCTGCAACAACACCTTCACTACAAGAGGAACCTCTTCTCTAGCCACTCCCCTGGATTTGGAGCACCGGGCCCTCATGCCCCTATGGCTGGTCAAAACTTAAAAAAATGGTGGCCCCAGGTGAACGCAGAAGGTTTGCCACATCTCGCCATGAAACAGGAACCCAAGGAACCCAAGAAGAGGAAAAGCAGTCAAGGATCTCCTGTCATAAAACCTCTGAGTGGGATGCTTTCAGGCCCTCCGCTGCCCAAACCTAAACAGATAGTCATCAAGAAGACCAAGCAGAAAGCCTCCCTTCCAACCTTCCTGCCGCCGATTCAGATCACCGTGCAAAAACCATCAGCCCTCATGGTGAACAGAGCCCTGACCAGCATGCAACCAGGTCCTCACCCCTCTCTGCCCCTCCACAGTAACTCCActcaggctgctgctggaggcctctCTGCCCCAGCCCAATCTCAGGTATCCATCTCCAACTCCTCAATGACTCCCTCTTCCAATGTTTCTGGTTTGTCAGAAAACACTCCTCTACTCCAACCTGCGGCCCCTGTAGCTCAGGCTAAGTCAGAGGGAGTGGGGAGCGTGGCCTCCGTTaacaccagcaccaccacgcCTGTGACCCCCACATTTCCATCCAGCGCCTCACAATTACAGGGCGTCATCAACATAGACCCGAAGTACGAAGATTTGATCCGCCAGTTTGAGGCTGAATTTGGGGACTCGCCTCCAGACGCAGGTGCCACTCAGCCAAAGGAGGTCAGTGCTACAGCCCCTCAGCCGAGGACTCAGTCCGAGACCAGTACTCAGGACATCAGTCTCACGTCATCTTCCACCTCCCTACCATCTCCCTTAATTCTCGCCAATCGAGCGAGTTCGACACCTCATGCAGATGATCGGGAGATGGAAGTCAGCAAGGATGAATCGGGGTCCCAGAGTGAAGCAACCTTGAACCAGGCGTCCACAGAAAGCTTTATGCGGGATATCTCACTACATCGTCAGGCTATTCTGAACAAGCAGCATCTGTCAGAGGACGCGTTTAACATGCCATGTTCTCCGCTACCCAAACGCATGAAGATTGAGACCTCGGGTGACATAGCAGTACTTTCCACCACATGTTATTCTGAGGAGGACACACCCACAAAGGACAGCCTGCCTGCTTCGCCATCTCTCAGAGGCTTCCTAGAGTCTCCGCTGCGCTACCTGGACACCCCCACCAAGACCTTGCTGAGTACTCCCTCGAAGGATCTGCAGGCAGAGTTCCCTACCTGCACCTGTGTGG AACAAATCCTGGAGAAAGATGAAGGACCGTACTACAATCACCTTGGATCAGGACCCACCGTAGCCTCCATACGAAACCTGATGGAGACCAG gtaTGGAGAGAAGGGGGATGCCATCCGGATTGAGAAGGTGATTTACACaggcagagagggaaagagcTCACGAGGATGTCCTATCGCCAAGTGG GTGATCCGTCGAGGCAGCGAAACAGAGAAGCTGCTGTGTCTGGTGCGTCATCGCGCGGGCCACCACTGTGCCAACgctgtcatcatcatcctcatcatggCCTGGGAAGGTGTCCCGAGGGCCTTGGCTGACAAGCTGTACCACGAGCTCAGTGGCACCCTCACCAACTACGGCAACCCCACCAGCCGACGCTGCGGCCTCAACGACGA TCGTACCTGCGCGTGTCAGGGTAAGGACAGTGAGTCTGCTGGTGCTTCCTTCTCCTTTGGCTGCTCCTGGAGTATGTACTTCAATGGCTGCAAATACGCCCGGAGCAAAATACCCCGCAAGTTCAGACTACAAGGAGATCACCCTGAAGAG GAGGACAAACTCAGGGATAACCTACAGTATCTGGCAACCGAGGTGGCTCCTTTGTACCGGAAGCTCGCACCAAAGGCCTACAGTAACCAG tgCGAGACTGAGTCGAAGGCTCCGGAGTGCAGGCTGGGCTCGAAGGAAGGCCGGCCCTTCTCTGGAGTCACTGCTTGCATGGACTTCTGTGCCCACGCTCACAAGGACCAGCACAACCTCTACAATGGTTGCACAGTG gTATGTACTTTGACTAAGGAGGACAACCGTTCAGTGAAGGAGATTCCAGAGGATGAGCAGCTCCATGTGTTGCCTCTTTATAGGATCTCCCAGACTGATGAGTTCGGCAGTGAGGAGGCCCAGCGTCTCAAGATGCAGACGAAAGCCATCCACGTGCTTCAGGCTTTTCGCCGTGAGGTGCGCAAGTTGCCCGAACCTGCCAAGTCCTGCCGACAGCGCAGACTGGAGGCCAAGAAGGCCAATtcggagaagaagaaaaataaactcaTGCAGCAGGCAGGAGCGACACCGGATAAAACAATCGTCAAGGCTGAGGTCTGCATCACAGGTTCCCCTCAACTCCAAGACAATAAAG CAATTATAAAACAAGAGGTGAAGCCCAACATCAAGAAAGAGCCGTTCAATGGATCAATGGATGGATACCGTGTGCAGGCAGCAGACCCATTCAACAACATCTATCCGCACCCTGCCTACTATGCAAGGGGAGGCCTTCCCCCGACTGGCCAGCCCTCTGCATCCGACCCAGTAAACGGTTACCACCACAATCTGCCCGCGATGCACTATGGCTACTACAACTACTCCCCCAATGCACTTTTCCGCCCTAAGCTGAGGACCTACGAGGGTCGAAATGGCTCTTCGCCCAAAGCAGGCGGCAAGGTTGCCCAGGCTGACTTGAAGCCTGACATTCAAAGCCTTCAGGCCAGACTGACCCAGTCCTTCCCCAGCCACCCAGAGCAAGCCAACCAACCAAACCTCAGCGCTTACGCCCAGCACGCAGACCACAACCAGTCCCGTTCTTCCTCCGTGTGCTCCGAACAGTCCAACAGAGGCACCCCAGTCATCAAACAGGAGCCTATGGACGTGCCGGTCTATGAAGGCACAACGCACGGCCAGGCTGGTGCCAAGACACCGAGCAACACCCCCCAGCCTGCAGCCTGGCAAGGGCATAAGTTTAATGGAAGTATCGTTCCCACCAACTGGGAAGGCCATCTGCATCCAAAACAAGGCCCCGAGGGCTCGTTGTTGACCCCGGACAAGCAGCAGTTTCACCAGCATCCCCAGCAGCGGCAGGCCTCTCCTTACCCGGCGCAGTGGACATCCTACCCAGGCTCAAATGCCCTAAATCCTTCCCCTGCTCCTTCGGCATCACTCCAGGTACCTCCCTCTTCATCCCCATCACCTCACCTAGGGACAGCGTTCCCCGGTAACATGCACCAAGGGTCCACGCGCCCCTCTACCCCGCGCTCAAACACCCCTCAGACAGGTACACCGCAGCCTGGCAGCGCTCACTCAAGCTCAGTCACAACGCACCCGGGCCCAGGCACTCCGGGCCCAGGCACCCCGGGCCCAGGCACCCCGGGCCCAGGCACTCCGGGCCCAGGCACTCCGGGCCCAGGCACCCCGGGCCCAGGCACCCCCAGGCACTGGGCCAGCCCTGCTCCTAGCCCTCAGCCAAATGCTTGGGCCATGGGGCCCGCGGCGTATAGCCCTGGTTTGAAGCACAGCAATCCTGCAGGGGCCTACGCAGACAAGATCTGGTCCAAGACCGGGGAAAGTCGGTGTTCCACCCCTCTGGGGCTCCAAGAGAAGGCCTGGAAGTCCGGTGGAGGTTCAATGGCGGGCATTTCCCCGTCTCCTACGCCCGAGGGTCGCCTGTTCCCTGATGCCCTGCAGCAGTCAGATCAGGCCTGCTGGACTCCCAACCGAGCCGAGAGTGACGTTGAGAGCACCAAAGGCCGCGAGGAGTACGACGAAGAGGAGTGGTCCGACAGCGAGCACAACTTCCTGGATCCCAACATTGGTGGTGTAGCCGTAGCACCAGCCCACGGGTCCATCCTGATTGAATGTGCCCGTCGGGAACTACATGCTACCACTCCGCTCAGAAAGCCTGATCGCTCCCACCCCACCCGCATCTCCTTGGTCTTCTACCAGCACAAGAACCTCAACCAGCCCATGCACGGCCTGGCTGTCTGGGAAGCTAAAATGAAGCTGCTGGCGGAGCGAGCACTGGAGaggcagcaggaagcagctctCCTTGGCCTCTCCCAGGAGGAGATCAAGGCCCTCGGGAAGAAACGCAAGTGGGGGGCTACGGCGGCAGGTGCCAGTCCAGGACCGGGACAATCTAAAGACAAGAGGGAGGGGCCAGTGACGCGGTTAGCACCCACGCTGCACACCTCCACCACGGTGACTGCGTCTCCCTATGCCTTCACCCGCCTCACTGGGCCCTACAGCCACTTTGTCTGA